AGATCTTGAAGCTTTCAATTTCCCATAAACTAACAGGAGTTCCCCATGCAACTCATACAAAACAACTCTGTAGTGCCAAAGGACATAGAAAGACCCTATCCGAATTGGTTTGAAAACAGACGCAAGCAGTCATTATTGGAATTTGAAAGTCTTCCCTTTCCCCAGAGAAAAAATGAAAAATGGAGGTTCTCCAGCCTAGAGAAAATAAAATGGGATGGTTATTCCTCCAAGGTCCAAGTTTCTCCTTTTGATATTGAAAAGTTAAGCTCGTTTTTCCCTTTTGAAAATTCCTTTGGGGCTATCGTCTATGGGAACAATGATCTTCTTTTTTATACCCCCATTCCAGAAAAACTCCAAAAACTGGGGATTATCTTTAGCCCTTTAAATGAAGCCTTGGCTCTCTATCCTAATCTGTTAAGAGAGCATTTATTCAAGGAAACTCTCTGTATGGGCTCAGAGAAATTTGAAGCCCTTCATAGGTCGAAAACAGAGTCGGGAGCCGTGTTATATGTTCCGAAAAACATAGAAATCCAGGAGTTTTTAGAGCTAGGGTTTTGGATAACTGAACCTTTCGCGGCGATTTATCCCCATATCCTTATTGTGCTTGAAGAAGGAAGCAAAGCTAAAATCCAACTTAATTTTAGATCACTCAATCCAAGGGGTGGTTTGAGTTGTTCAGCCATAGAAAGTTATCTCGGAAGATCCTCTTTTCTCGAACTTGTTTGCGTTCAACAATGGGCTGATGAAGTCAACTCTTTTATGTTTAGTTCATCGACTGTCGGTCAAGATGCCCAATGTACCTCTCTTTATGTCAATGTTGGAGGTAGTTACAATCGATTCGAAGGCAAGACCCATCTGAGTGGTGCTGGAGCAAGTGCAGAAATACTCTCAGCAACTATTGCAAAAAATAGCCAGGAATTTGATCAAAGAACTCTACAGATCCATTCAGCTCCCTATACGACCAGCGATCTTTTGTTTAAAAATGTTTTATTTGATTCAGCCAAAACGATTTTCTCAGGTATGATTGATGTATCTGCTGAAGCCCAAAAAACAGATGCCTACCAGAGCAACAGAAATTTAATTCTAGGAGAAAATGCGGAAGCAGACTCTTTACCCGGACTCGAAATTATGGCTGATGATGTCCGATGTACCCATGGTGCAACGACTGGAGGCATAGCTAAAGAAGAACTTTTTTACAGCCAACAACGAGGAATTCCTAAAGCGGTTTTTGAAAAACTTTATTCAATCGGTTTTCTTTCTGAGTGTATCCAACGAATAAAAAATCCTCAAGTCGTCGATCGACTTCTTGACTTTCTTGATACTTCACTGCAAATATAGGGAAAGCAAATATTTATATGAATATGAAAGGAGAAGAGCCCCAATCTAAGTTAACAAGAGATGTTGAAGCTGTGCTCATTCCAAGTGGCGACAAAATACAGCTTGAAAAAGATAAACCTTTTCACATTACTCAATCGATGGGGGGTTCTTATACTCTTATTTATGATAACCGTGTGCTTGTCAGGGTTGATGCCAAAGATTGCGATGCCCTTGGGATTGATATAGGACCCGCTCTTCAAAAAGAGACTTTAAATCAAAATGAAGAAATTACCGAAGAAGTTATTTATAATCGACTAAAAGAAGTTTATGATCCAGAAATCCCCGTAAACATTGTTGATCTTGGATTAATTTATGATTGTCAAATAAACAGAAAAGAAGACGGCAGCTATGCTGTTGCTGTCAAGATGACCCTTACAGCTCCAGGTTGTGGAATGGGAACGATTTTGGCGCAAGATGCACAATCAAGAATCCTTGAAATTCCTTCTGTCTCTGAAGCTCAAGTCGATCTCGTTTGGGATCCCCCATGGAATCCGAGCATGATCAGCGAAGAAGGGAAAATGATTTTAGGATTGGTATAAAATAGTTTTTTATTGCTGGACGACTATTCCCTCTTTCGATGTAGCCCAAGATATTACTCCTTGGGTTATGATTTCAGCATATTCGACAAAAATACTTTTTAGAGATTTTCCGTTGATATTTTTGTTTCCATCATAATCCCCAGCAATAATCCGATCATAGGCATCAACAGCATTCATGTAAGGCCCCTCAACAAAAACGACTGGACAATGATATATGCGATTAGCCAACAAGTTTCTTGCAAAAACATAAGGGCTTTTGCCTATCTTATAGGCTGTAGACCAATTATTATAGTTTTCAGGAGGATAATTCCATACGACTTCCATTTCCTTTGATACGGCTTCGGAAACTTCTACTTCGGGGACCGAAGTCCGCGATAAAAGCTTATAGAGCAAATCCCATTTCTGATCATCAAAAACAAGTTCCTCTTCGGAATAATTCCCATTGACAAAAATCACAAGCTTACTCTGTGGAACAAGCTCCTTGCGGGTTGGATGATCAGACCATTTATCAGCATTAAAATGTACACAGATCGTTAAATCTGGATTTATTCGATTGACAATCTCGGCCCTTGCCCTAATTTCAGCGTTTCTATAAAAGAGCCTTTCGGCGGTTAATAAAATTTTTTTTTCGATTTCATCAGAGAATCGATCAGGAAGACTTTCTTGATTTTCAAAGGGGAAAAGAAGGGCCAAAGCATCAGCTCTTAAATTTGCAGGCCGCAGTTCAGTAACGGGTTCAAAATTTTTCTTTGTCCAGACTACTTTTGCACCTGCATCTTCCAGAAAATGAGCTGCCCTTCGACATACATTCATATTTAGTTCAGCTTCGATCACTGGAGGATCAGAGCCTATTTGAAAATAACGTTCTTCCATTTTTGCCCATTGCCCTCCGATGTGACCTGGATCAAGACATATCAAAAATCCTTTAAGAGGTTTAGTCTCAGTAGGACCTTCGCCTCTGGTTTTGATGTTAGATATCCAGTTAGCCTTTAAGGGCACCTGCGATTCTGAATCTGGAGCAAGGCGTAACCGGTAGAGTAACTCATTATGTTCAATATCGGAATAAATAGTTACCTCATTCCCATTAATAATGGTGTAGCGCCAAAAAGATCCATTAGGTGAATAGATTGTATTGATTAATTGAACAAATTCATCTTTAGTGATGGTTTCCTGGAATTGATCGAGCTTTGACCAATCAGGAGGAGGAGCTAAAGGGGACAATTTTTGCATTGCAAAAAGACAGCTCAGGGAGACATTCAAGAAAAAAAAAAGGATCAGTAGGGAAAGCCCTTTTTGCATATGTCTTTCAAATGTCAAAGCGTTTAATTAATGTAAAACTTTAGAAAAATTAAGTTTCATTTTATAGACTCTTGCTGTTATTGCTCCGACCATGACATAACCAATAGAATGCTCAAATCCATTTTTATCCGCAAAAAAATCCATAATCCAACACGGTTCTTCATATCCCTTTAGAGAAGCGAGACGAAAGGTTACGGTACTCAATTTAACCGTTCTAAACATTTCATTGGATTTAATGGCAATATCTAAGGCCCTATTAGAATCAACTTTTAGTTTGGAGGGTTGTATAGTGTTTTCCTTTTTATAAGGCAATAGATGTAAGTTGCCAAGAGAAAAAAGCCCATCTTTTATTTGTGTCACCTGTCCTCCCGCAACAGTAACCTGTTGAGAATGAGACCAAGTATGCGGATTCCAATAAATAAACTGCCAACTTACTGGAGTCAATGTCGTAGGACTCCGTTCTCCAATTATTCCATAGAGGTATTGTTTGGATTCTGGATCGAGCTGTTTTTCAGCTACTTTGAGGGCTTCAAAAGCTGTAGGGGTTTTGGCGACGAGAAGACAGGGATAAAATAATAAAACAGATAGGAAAAAAAACCGAATCATTCTACTTTCCTTACCAAAGGTTATGCCTTCTTTTTTTTCAATCATAGAAAAGAAAAAGGTCTAAAAAAGAAGGATAACCAAAAAATCTAAGGGAAGAAAAGTTTCTTTTTTATTCATTTTTTGATTTAAACTATTTTTATCGATTCTCTGTCTTTTTTATAATTTTATCTTTTACATAAAATCTAGAATTGTATGGCCACCATTCTTGTCTCTGGGGGTACCGGTTTCATAGGCAGACACATTATTCGGCTCCTTTGCCAGCTTGGCTATAGAGTAAGAGTAGCAAGCCGAAATCCTAATAAAGAGCGATTTATAAAAGGTTTTTGCCATGAATTTTTAACAGGAGATCTTTCAGATTTATCTTTTGCCCGGAAATGTTGTTCAGGAATAGATGCGGTCATCCATCTCATCGGTATCCTTGTCGAACAAGGACAGGATACCTTTAAAAAAGTCCATGTCCAAGTAACAAAAAACATGATTCAAGCTTCTAAAGAAAACGGAGTAAGCCGTTTCATTCACATGAGCTCGCTTGGAACACGCCCTAACGCAAAAAGTCGCTACCATCAAACAAAATGGACAGCTGAAGAGATGGTGAGAAAGAGTGAATTAGATTGGACTATATTCCAACCCTCGGTGGTCTTTGGTATCGGAGATGATTTTACTAAAAGGCTGTATAAAATGTTTTTTATCAAAAACAACCCCTTACTACTTTTTCCTTTAATAGAAGGGGCTAAAAGTAAACTCCAACCTATTTTTGTAGAAAATGTGGCAGAGGCCTTCGTTCGAGCTATACCCAATCAAAAAACTTTTCATAAAACTTACCCCTTAACCGGTCCTGAAATATTTTCTTTAAAAGAAATAATCTTGCTTATTATGGAAGAAGCTCATTTGGCTTATAAAATTGAAGCTTTTCCTTTTCATGCCCTGCTAAGAACTGCTCTAGTTTTATTAAATTTTATAATTTACCCCTTTTTGGGTTTTAAGGCTATTGGCCAAAACAGCAATGGAGAGTTCTGGGCAATTTATTTTGTCTCATGGCTTTTCTTTCTCCAGCTCTTAAAAAAGGACATGAAAAGGAGGATCCTCTTTCATTTGCCCGTCTCTATCGCTACTCCTTTTATCGGTATAACAGAAAAATGGATGAAAAATCCTCCTCTAACTCACGATATGCTTCTGATGATGCTCGAAGATAACATTGCTGACAGTTCTGAAGCCGTATCTGAGTTCGATCTCAAATTGGTTTCTTTAAAAAAGGTCCTTCCAGATATCCTTGAGTCCCTGCATTATTAATGATCGATCAGATCATTAAAGAAGAAATCTTCAGATGGTTATTTACCACTTTTTTTATTCTTTGTGCCGCCTCATCAATTTCTTCTTCAGTTGTATATTTTCCGATAGAAAATCGAATCGATGATCCCGCTCTTTGACGATCATAGCCCATAGCCATAAGGACATGTGAAGGCTGGATTGTTCCAGACATGCAAGCTGAACCACTCGAAGCAGCAATTCCAGCAAGATCAAGACCTATAAGAAGATCGTGACCTTGGAGTGTTGAAAAGGTAACAAGAAGGGTATTAGGAACACGCCGTAGAGGATTACCCACGCGCTCGATACCAGGAAGATCAGCTATTTTATCCCAAAGTTTTTCAATCAGTTGAAACTGTCGTTGCCTTTGGTTATCCATATCAGAAAGTGAAATTTCAAGGGCTTTAGCAAGACCAACAATTCCAATAACATTTTCTGTCCCTCCACGTTTACCTTTTTCTTGACCACCTCCATAAATAACTCTTTCAAAAGGGATCCCATCCTTCACGTAAAGTATTCCCACTCCTTTTGGTCCATAAAATTTATGCGCTGAAAGACTTGCCAAAGAAAATTCTTTTATATCCAAAGGCACTTTGCCAACACTCTGGACTATATCGGAGTGAAAAAATATTCCCTTCTGCTTGCAGAGCTGAGCAATCTGTTCAACAGGTTGACATACCCCTGTTTCATTATTTGCAGACTGTACAGAAACAAGAAGAGTACGATCGGTAAGAGATGAAGTTATTTTTTCACAATCTATGATACCCTCTTTGGATGCAGGAACATAGGTGATTTCATAACCTCTTTTTTTTAGGGCAGCTGCAGTCTCCAAGACTGCATGATGTTCCATGGCAGAAACGACAATATGAGTCCTTTTCTGGTTGTCTCCATAAACTAAACCCATCAAGGCAAGGGAGTCACTCTCCGATCCCCCAGAAGTAAAAACAATTTCTTTACTTTTAACTCCTAAAAGCTTTGCTACCTTTTCTCGAGATTGTTCGATAATAAATCTCAAATTTCTGCCTTCTTCATGAATGCTTGATGGATTCCCCCAAGTATCCATACAGCAGACCATTTCCTTGATAACTTCTGGATCCAAGGGGGTTGATGCATTGTAGTCAAGATAAATACGCTTCATTATTCAAATTTCTATTCATTTTTTGTTCTTACTCGAATTTCTTGGTCTACAAGCGTAACAATGGAATTAGGAGGAACGGGATGAGTAAGCCAAACATTACCTCCAATCACACTGCCTGCGCCAATAACCGTTTCTCCTCCAAGAATGGTTGCTCCCGGATATATCGTTACATAGTCCTCAATAGTAGGATGTCTTTTCTGGCCCCTTAGTTTTCTTCCCCCACGAGTAGAACGAGCACCTAATGTTACTCCATGATAAATTTTAACATGATGACCAATTTTACAGGTTTCACCAATCACAATTCCTGTTCCATGATCAATAAAAAAGTCTGAGCCAATTTCTGCTCCAGGATGAATATCAATTCCTGTTCTGGCATGAGCCCATTCGGTCATCATTCTGGGAATCAAAGCCACGTTCTCCAAATAAAGGATATGGGCCAGTCTATAGACCGCAATGGCCTCTATTCCCGGATAAGCAAGAAGAACCTCTTCAATACTTGCTGAGGCGGGATCTCCTTCAAATGTAGCTTTGAGATCTGTAGCCAAAATTTTTCTTGTCTCGGGAAGTTTAGACAAAAATGCTTGTCCAATGGAGACCGCGGTCTTATCTTCAATTGGACAGAAAAGCAAACTTTTTTCTACTTCCTGAACTAAAGAATGATAGATTCTTTTTAAAACTTCCAAACAAAAGGAAGCCATTTTGTCCTGAGAAAGAGAGAGAGAAAAATAAAAGCCTGGAAAAATTAGGCTTAACAGATCCTCGGTTAATTTTGATACAGCTCTTTTTGAAGGAAGATTGGTTCCATCTGAACAATTAATTGCTCCATCATGGTAATAGGAATCTAAAAGCTCATTAACAATAGAATCGAAAAAAAGATTCATCTTTTAACCCTGATTCATTTTTAACCCAACTTTTTTAATGAAAACTCACTTATTCTCGATTATCAAGTCCTTACTCATTATATTCAAATATAACTTTTATTTTGATTAAAGGTAAGTTGAGCTTACTTGGGCTTGTTTTGGCTCCCCAGCTTCTGCTGCTTGTGCGGCCTAGTTGGTGTTTAAAACAAGCTTAGAACTAATTGATCAGATAAAAGTATGGAGTCCCTCAAATGGTATAGAAATAGCTACCAGGGCAATGATCAAAAGAGCTACTATGGAACGACGAGAATCGGTATCGGACGAGAAGAAAGAAACAAGCATGAGAATAGAAGAAAAGCCAATGCAGGCTTTTCAACTCAATCCTTTGAATGAGTTAGAACCTTTGCGATGAATATAAATAAAAAAAGTTTTTTTAGCCTCAAAGATCTTAGGGATTTTGAGCCCAATAAACCCAGTTATGCCGTTTTGGGTAAACCTATTGCCCATTCACTCTCACCCCTTTTTCAGAATGCGGCCTTTAAAAAATTATCTTTTGATGCGGTTTATATTCGGGTAGAAGTAGCAGAAGAAGAATTGGAGCAAGCGGTTAATCTCTTAGTTGAAAAAGGATTTTTGGGTTGGAATTGTACATCTCCCCTTAAAAAAAAGATGGCTTCTCTATGCAACGCTCTTGATAAGAGTGCTACCTTACTGGGCTCTGTAAATACTGTTTTAAGAAAACCAAATAATTTTCTAGTTGGATATAATACTGATGGCAGTGGATGGGCAATTGATGTAAAAAAAACATTTTCTATTGACTTCTCAAAGCTGACTATCACTGTTCTTGGGACAGGAGGAGTAGGTGAAGCTATTGCCAAGCAATCAGCTTTAGAAGGTTCAAAAAAACTTATTTTACTCAATAGAACTTACGATAACGCCTTAACTGTAGCACGGAACATAGAAAAAAATTTTAATGTTGAAGTCCAGGTTTTGTCTTTAACCGAACAAAATCTAAAAAATTCAATAATCAAAACTGACCTCTTCATCCAGTCTCTCCCTTTACTCCCATTCAAGTCTCTAAACTTTCAA
The DNA window shown above is from Methylacidiphilum caldifontis and carries:
- a CDS encoding SufB/SufD family protein; the encoded protein is MQLIQNNSVVPKDIERPYPNWFENRRKQSLLEFESLPFPQRKNEKWRFSSLEKIKWDGYSSKVQVSPFDIEKLSSFFPFENSFGAIVYGNNDLLFYTPIPEKLQKLGIIFSPLNEALALYPNLLREHLFKETLCMGSEKFEALHRSKTESGAVLYVPKNIEIQEFLELGFWITEPFAAIYPHILIVLEEGSKAKIQLNFRSLNPRGGLSCSAIESYLGRSSFLELVCVQQWADEVNSFMFSSSTVGQDAQCTSLYVNVGGSYNRFEGKTHLSGAGASAEILSATIAKNSQEFDQRTLQIHSAPYTTSDLLFKNVLFDSAKTIFSGMIDVSAEAQKTDAYQSNRNLILGENAEADSLPGLEIMADDVRCTHGATTGGIAKEELFYSQQRGIPKAVFEKLYSIGFLSECIQRIKNPQVVDRLLDFLDTSLQI
- the sufT gene encoding putative Fe-S cluster assembly protein SufT produces the protein MKGEEPQSKLTRDVEAVLIPSGDKIQLEKDKPFHITQSMGGSYTLIYDNRVLVRVDAKDCDALGIDIGPALQKETLNQNEEITEEVIYNRLKEVYDPEIPVNIVDLGLIYDCQINRKEDGSYAVAVKMTLTAPGCGMGTILAQDAQSRILEIPSVSEAQVDLVWDPPWNPSMISEEGKMILGLV
- a CDS encoding N-acetylmuramoyl-L-alanine amidase — its product is MQKGLSLLILFFFLNVSLSCLFAMQKLSPLAPPPDWSKLDQFQETITKDEFVQLINTIYSPNGSFWRYTIINGNEVTIYSDIEHNELLYRLRLAPDSESQVPLKANWISNIKTRGEGPTETKPLKGFLICLDPGHIGGQWAKMEERYFQIGSDPPVIEAELNMNVCRRAAHFLEDAGAKVVWTKKNFEPVTELRPANLRADALALLFPFENQESLPDRFSDEIEKKILLTAERLFYRNAEIRARAEIVNRINPDLTICVHFNADKWSDHPTRKELVPQSKLVIFVNGNYSEEELVFDDQKWDLLYKLLSRTSVPEVEVSEAVSKEMEVVWNYPPENYNNWSTAYKIGKSPYVFARNLLANRIYHCPVVFVEGPYMNAVDAYDRIIAGDYDGNKNINGKSLKSIFVEYAEIITQGVISWATSKEGIVVQQ
- a CDS encoding complex I NDUFA9 subunit family protein; protein product: MATILVSGGTGFIGRHIIRLLCQLGYRVRVASRNPNKERFIKGFCHEFLTGDLSDLSFARKCCSGIDAVIHLIGILVEQGQDTFKKVHVQVTKNMIQASKENGVSRFIHMSSLGTRPNAKSRYHQTKWTAEEMVRKSELDWTIFQPSVVFGIGDDFTKRLYKMFFIKNNPLLLFPLIEGAKSKLQPIFVENVAEAFVRAIPNQKTFHKTYPLTGPEIFSLKEIILLIMEEAHLAYKIEAFPFHALLRTALVLLNFIIYPFLGFKAIGQNSNGEFWAIYFVSWLFFLQLLKKDMKRRILFHLPVSIATPFIGITEKWMKNPPLTHDMLLMMLEDNIADSSEAVSEFDLKLVSLKKVLPDILESLHY
- a CDS encoding cysteine desulfurase family protein; translated protein: MKRIYLDYNASTPLDPEVIKEMVCCMDTWGNPSSIHEEGRNLRFIIEQSREKVAKLLGVKSKEIVFTSGGSESDSLALMGLVYGDNQKRTHIVVSAMEHHAVLETAAALKKRGYEITYVPASKEGIIDCEKITSSLTDRTLLVSVQSANNETGVCQPVEQIAQLCKQKGIFFHSDIVQSVGKVPLDIKEFSLASLSAHKFYGPKGVGILYVKDGIPFERVIYGGGQEKGKRGGTENVIGIVGLAKALEISLSDMDNQRQRQFQLIEKLWDKIADLPGIERVGNPLRRVPNTLLVTFSTLQGHDLLIGLDLAGIAASSGSACMSGTIQPSHVLMAMGYDRQRAGSSIRFSIGKYTTEEEIDEAAQRIKKVVNNHLKISSLMI
- the epsC gene encoding serine O-acetyltransferase EpsC; the protein is MNLFFDSIVNELLDSYYHDGAINCSDGTNLPSKRAVSKLTEDLLSLIFPGFYFSLSLSQDKMASFCLEVLKRIYHSLVQEVEKSLLFCPIEDKTAVSIGQAFLSKLPETRKILATDLKATFEGDPASASIEEVLLAYPGIEAIAVYRLAHILYLENVALIPRMMTEWAHARTGIDIHPGAEIGSDFFIDHGTGIVIGETCKIGHHVKIYHGVTLGARSTRGGRKLRGQKRHPTIEDYVTIYPGATILGGETVIGAGSVIGGNVWLTHPVPPNSIVTLVDQEIRVRTKNE
- a CDS encoding shikimate dehydrogenase family protein, translated to MNINKKSFFSLKDLRDFEPNKPSYAVLGKPIAHSLSPLFQNAAFKKLSFDAVYIRVEVAEEELEQAVNLLVEKGFLGWNCTSPLKKKMASLCNALDKSATLLGSVNTVLRKPNNFLVGYNTDGSGWAIDVKKTFSIDFSKLTITVLGTGGVGEAIAKQSALEGSKKLILLNRTYDNALTVARNIEKNFNVEVQVLSLTEQNLKNSIIKTDLFIQSLPLLPFKSLNFQWEKILHPHILIYDLLYFPMPTPIESIAKRIGCKATNGLGMLIEQGALSFSIWTGLNAPIETMRKSVYLEF